From Pseudanabaena sp. PCC 6802, one genomic window encodes:
- a CDS encoding serine hydrolase: protein MTFFQLDQKLRDTCDRLIDLACSKYPLTSSQIAITLLVYDAESLVDCAAADADNFWHRRIRGYSHRGIELVYPASVIKLFYMVALHEWLDKGMLTLTSETERALRDMIVDSSNDATALIVDVLSGTTGGPELSPGPFATWQYQRQIVNRYFSNLDVPEYGLINICQKTWCDGPYGREREFYGANMENRNMLTTEATARLLHSIIGGMAISRDRSAQMRQLLYRSIEPQDLASDPYNQVTGFLGGGLPKNARLWSKAGLTSKVRHDAAYVEIPDCPAFMLIVFTEGDPDNQEILPFFSSNVVAELTQ, encoded by the coding sequence ATGACTTTCTTTCAACTAGATCAAAAGTTACGGGATACTTGCGATCGCCTGATCGATCTAGCTTGCAGCAAATACCCACTGACTTCTAGCCAAATTGCCATCACCCTACTGGTATACGATGCGGAGTCGCTCGTCGATTGTGCGGCTGCAGATGCGGACAACTTTTGGCATCGCCGCATACGCGGCTACAGTCATAGGGGCATAGAACTGGTCTACCCCGCCAGCGTGATCAAGCTGTTTTATATGGTGGCTTTGCATGAGTGGCTGGATAAGGGCATGTTAACTCTTACGAGTGAAACGGAGCGAGCGCTGCGCGACATGATTGTAGACTCTAGCAACGATGCCACTGCCCTGATCGTTGACGTGCTGAGCGGTACGACGGGGGGGCCAGAGCTATCACCGGGGCCGTTTGCAACCTGGCAGTATCAAAGACAAATTGTTAACCGTTATTTCTCGAATCTTGACGTACCGGAATACGGCCTGATTAATATCTGCCAAAAAACCTGGTGCGACGGCCCCTATGGTCGCGAGCGGGAGTTTTACGGTGCCAATATGGAAAATCGCAACATGCTGACCACTGAGGCAACTGCTCGCCTTTTGCACAGCATCATCGGGGGCATGGCAATTAGTCGCGATCGCTCTGCCCAGATGCGTCAGTTACTTTACCGCAGTATCGAACCCCAGGATCTAGCATCCGATCCCTACAATCAGGTAACGGGTTTTTTGGGTGGTGGGTTACCGAAGAATGCTAGATTGTGGTCAAAAGCGGGCTTAACTAGTAAAGTCCGCCACGATGCTGCCTATGTGGAAATACCCGATTGCCCTGCCTTTATGCTGATCGTCTTCACGGAAGGCGATCCCGACAACCAGGAGATTTTGCCGTTTTTCAGTAGCAATGTAGTGGCAGAGTTGACGCAATAG
- a CDS encoding RNA recognition motif domain-containing protein, which translates to MSIRLYVGNLPSELDRQALENIFNESGESVSLKVITDRKTGKCRGFGFVTVGTPELADTVIEKFNGFDFNGTVLKLEKALPRNKGKAEGEEEGNDTNASSQTNNSSPTPKSSKRSGKSKRSGGNRSSSHSSSSSASEAHQPDPRWAQELEILKQKLLAAQAAK; encoded by the coding sequence ATGTCTATTCGTCTTTATGTTGGCAACCTGCCATCGGAGCTAGATCGTCAAGCACTAGAAAACATATTCAACGAGTCTGGCGAATCAGTATCGTTGAAGGTGATCACCGATCGCAAAACCGGCAAATGTCGCGGATTTGGTTTTGTCACAGTTGGTACCCCCGAGTTAGCCGATACAGTCATTGAAAAATTTAATGGATTTGACTTTAACGGTACCGTATTGAAGTTAGAGAAAGCTCTACCCCGTAATAAAGGTAAAGCCGAAGGTGAAGAAGAAGGTAATGACACCAATGCATCTAGCCAGACTAACAACTCATCTCCTACACCAAAATCTTCTAAACGCAGCGGCAAGTCCAAGCGGTCGGGCGGCAATCGTTCCTCTTCCCATAGCAGTAGTAGCAGCGCATCCGAGGCTCACCAACCCGATCCCCGTTGGGCACAAGAGTTGGAAATTCTCAAGCAAAAGCTCCTAGCAGCCCAAGCTGCCAAATAA
- a CDS encoding YdcF family protein — MFLALSKILPLFIYPLGLSIVLCGIAAIAILRGKAKTRSWAGTLIVVAICILLVSSSRPVSDALVRSLEWQNIPERDLPVADAIVVLGGGIRPQIHPRPWVEVAEAGDRIIYGARLWKAGKAPLLIVSGGRAEWLGEGGNPESEDMAAIATLLGVPSTAVIQDATSLNTRENAVNVQAILSQKSLRKILLVTSALHMPRSLAIFRKLGIDAIAAPTDFLTVSTDNAKGFVGTLLDLLPEAEALKNTTNALKELVGIIIYRLVGWA; from the coding sequence ATGTTTTTAGCGCTGTCCAAGATTTTGCCATTGTTTATCTATCCATTAGGCTTGTCGATCGTCCTGTGCGGCATTGCCGCGATTGCGATCCTACGGGGTAAGGCTAAAACCAGATCCTGGGCAGGCACTCTAATTGTTGTGGCGATCTGCATTTTACTCGTCAGTAGCAGTCGCCCTGTATCTGACGCTTTGGTGCGATCGCTAGAGTGGCAAAATATCCCCGAGCGCGATCTGCCCGTTGCAGATGCGATTGTGGTGCTGGGTGGCGGTATCCGACCTCAAATACATCCCCGTCCGTGGGTGGAAGTGGCCGAAGCAGGCGATCGCATAATTTATGGTGCGAGGCTATGGAAAGCGGGTAAAGCCCCGTTGTTAATTGTTAGTGGTGGGCGAGCGGAGTGGCTGGGCGAGGGTGGCAATCCAGAGTCAGAAGATATGGCCGCGATCGCCACCTTGTTGGGCGTACCGAGTACGGCAGTTATTCAGGATGCCACCTCTCTTAATACGCGCGAAAATGCAGTCAACGTCCAGGCGATTCTGTCGCAAAAAAGCCTGCGCAAAATTCTCTTAGTCACCTCGGCGCTACACATGCCGCGCTCCTTGGCAATTTTTCGTAAATTGGGGATCGATGCGATCGCTGCACCTACAGACTTTCTGACGGTAAGTACCGATAATGCCAAAGGCTTTGTCGGTACCTTATTAGATCTTTTACCGGAAGCGGAAGCATTGAAAAATACCACCAATGCCCTCAAAGAGTTGGTGGGAATAATTATCTATCGCCTGGTGGGATGGGCATAA